The following coding sequences lie in one Bifidobacterium sp. ESL0690 genomic window:
- a CDS encoding transglycosylase domain-containing protein, protein MVTEFLTVSARAAGSGRAKPKRAYKSAQKPRNQHSRHSTATSHKRSNGYNRPNGHGPQRKAPKKHKHRILKWTLGIIAALILAGIGVFAYLYATTEIPQPEKIAMAEKTKVYYADGTTPVGDFATQNREIISCDALPKYIGQSMVASENQTFYKDTGVDFKGIARALLNNVSGGARQGASTITQQYAERYYMGDTHTYSGKVREAILAMKITKSQDKDKVLCNYMNTIYLGRGAYGIEAASKAYFNKDAKDMTMPESALLSGIIPAPSTWDPAINPKRAQQRYTRVIGIMEKQGYISAKDAAANPQMPSTIPPQSQESSYKGTNGYILQMVRDELIGSGAFTRDDLDTGGYTIVTTIDKNKQDLMFKVASPSQDGNGIVPAGVQIGGMSVNPKDGSIISIYGGDDYLAKPLNNATQAIYEPGSTMKPFALLATVEAGVNLSTTFNGNSPRTFTNITAPVQNFGNESFGYTNLYNATANSVNTIYMDLQQHLGAKKVAQTAQAAGMDPKLVTGDNPFTVLGNDGVHVEDIAQAYSTIANQGNKPTLHIVASMKDSHGKDMYRSPTDTTRIFNPNDTALVTKAMTGTVQYGTATEARKIGKTVAGKSGTANDSTAGSFAGFTPNTVTVFAMWNPDQNGKPQEMPNIKYFGNGSNYPVHLFTEYMRQALANTPNETFPVAKDEGKIGGSDGTWGTGARSSYSGWGTRRNYENTGGSGTTGGGSTGTETNGNTGAGTTTNGETSNPGSSSTPSESGNANSGTQPAQKPSEGSTGGTESPQNSQGQQ, encoded by the coding sequence ATGGTCACAGAGTTTCTCACAGTTTCGGCGCGCGCCGCAGGTTCAGGCAGAGCCAAGCCCAAACGTGCCTATAAAAGCGCTCAGAAACCGCGCAACCAGCATTCGCGCCACAGCACGGCTACCTCGCACAAACGCTCAAACGGCTACAACCGACCGAACGGACATGGCCCGCAGCGTAAGGCGCCCAAAAAGCATAAGCATCGCATTCTCAAGTGGACGCTGGGCATCATCGCGGCCCTCATCCTCGCCGGCATCGGCGTATTCGCCTATCTTTACGCCACCACCGAAATCCCGCAGCCGGAAAAAATCGCCATGGCCGAAAAAACCAAGGTCTATTACGCTGACGGCACTACCCCGGTCGGCGATTTCGCCACACAGAACCGCGAGATCATCAGCTGCGACGCCTTGCCCAAATACATTGGGCAATCCATGGTGGCCAGCGAGAACCAGACGTTCTACAAAGACACCGGCGTGGATTTCAAAGGCATCGCACGAGCCCTGCTCAACAATGTGAGCGGCGGGGCGCGGCAAGGTGCGTCCACCATCACGCAGCAGTATGCGGAACGCTATTATATGGGCGACACCCACACCTACTCCGGCAAGGTACGCGAAGCGATTCTGGCGATGAAGATCACCAAGTCGCAGGACAAGGACAAAGTTCTGTGCAACTATATGAACACGATTTACCTGGGACGCGGGGCGTACGGCATCGAGGCTGCGTCGAAAGCCTATTTCAACAAAGACGCCAAAGACATGACCATGCCCGAGTCGGCGCTGCTTTCCGGCATCATCCCGGCACCTTCGACCTGGGACCCGGCGATAAACCCGAAACGTGCGCAGCAACGCTACACCCGCGTTATCGGAATCATGGAAAAACAGGGGTATATCAGCGCCAAGGACGCGGCGGCCAATCCGCAGATGCCGTCTACCATCCCTCCGCAATCCCAGGAAAGCTCGTATAAAGGCACGAACGGCTACATCCTGCAGATGGTGCGCGACGAACTGATCGGCAGCGGGGCGTTCACCCGCGACGACCTTGACACCGGCGGCTATACTATCGTCACCACTATCGATAAAAACAAACAGGATCTGATGTTCAAGGTCGCGAGCCCCTCGCAGGACGGCAACGGAATCGTGCCTGCCGGCGTGCAGATCGGCGGTATGAGCGTCAATCCGAAGGACGGGTCGATCATCTCGATTTATGGAGGCGACGATTACCTGGCCAAACCGCTCAACAACGCGACCCAGGCCATTTATGAACCCGGGTCGACGATGAAACCCTTCGCGCTCTTGGCGACGGTCGAGGCCGGGGTCAACCTCAGCACGACCTTCAACGGCAATTCCCCGCGAACGTTCACCAATATCACCGCGCCCGTGCAGAACTTCGGCAACGAAAGCTTCGGCTATACCAACCTCTACAACGCCACGGCGAACTCGGTCAACACCATCTATATGGATCTCCAGCAGCACCTGGGAGCCAAGAAGGTGGCACAGACCGCGCAGGCCGCGGGTATGGACCCGAAGCTCGTGACGGGCGACAACCCATTCACCGTGCTGGGCAACGACGGCGTGCACGTCGAGGACATCGCGCAGGCCTACTCCACCATTGCCAACCAGGGCAACAAGCCGACGCTGCACATCGTGGCGAGCATGAAGGACTCGCACGGCAAAGACATGTACCGCTCCCCGACCGACACCACGCGCATCTTCAACCCGAACGACACAGCGCTGGTCACCAAGGCGATGACGGGAACCGTGCAGTATGGCACCGCGACGGAAGCGCGCAAGATCGGCAAGACCGTGGCCGGCAAATCCGGTACCGCGAACGACTCGACCGCAGGCAGTTTCGCCGGGTTCACGCCAAACACGGTCACCGTTTTCGCCATGTGGAATCCCGACCAGAACGGCAAACCGCAGGAAATGCCGAACATCAAGTACTTCGGAAACGGCAGCAACTATCCAGTGCATCTCTTCACCGAGTACATGAGGCAGGCGCTGGCCAATACGCCGAACGAGACGTTCCCCGTGGCCAAGGACGAGGGCAAGATCGGCGGGTCCGACGGCACGTGGGGCACGGGCGCCAGGTCATCGTATTCCGGCTGGGGAACTCGCAGGAATTATGAGAACACTGGAGGCAGCGGCACTACCGGCGGTGGCAGCACCGGCACCGAGACCAATGGCAACACGGGCGCCGGCACCACAACCAATGGTGAGACCAGCAATCCGGGAAGCTCAAGCACCCCCAGCGAAAGCGGCAATGCGAACAGCGGCACACAGCCGGCGCAGAAACCATCCGAGGGGTCGACCGGCGGCACCGAGTCGCCACAGAACTCTCAGGGGCAACAGTAA
- the glf gene encoding UDP-galactopyranose mutase codes for MANDENKNLPDLFVVGAGLFGLTIAQQAAENGHTVEIIDIRPHIGGNAYSYMDKETGAEIHQYGAHLFHTSNKRVWDYVNRFTEFTDYQHRVYATHDGEVYPMPINLGTINQFFHSHYTPAQAQELIKEQAGELAGTNPSNLNDKGIQLIGRPLYEAFIKNYTGKQWQTDPAELPASIIKRLPVRFTYDNHYFKDTWEGLPKDGYTAWMQRMIDDPKIHVTLGTDFFDESQPLNKKALLGRVPIVYTGPVDKYFDYSLGDLKWRTVDFKEQRYDEGDHFGCPVMNFVDADVPYTRAIEFKNFNPERREQQNPDKTVVWEEYSRSAGRDDEPYYPINTLADQKLYQQYKDLAAKEPQVVFGGRLGTYAYYDMHQVINSALIAYEKQVGPLLGKQ; via the coding sequence ATGGCCAACGACGAAAACAAGAATCTACCCGATCTTTTCGTGGTGGGTGCGGGGCTCTTTGGACTTACGATCGCACAGCAGGCGGCGGAGAACGGACACACTGTCGAAATCATCGACATCCGGCCGCATATCGGCGGCAACGCCTACTCCTATATGGACAAGGAAACCGGCGCGGAAATCCACCAGTACGGCGCGCATCTTTTCCACACCTCAAATAAGCGCGTGTGGGACTATGTCAACCGCTTCACCGAATTCACCGACTATCAGCACCGCGTCTACGCCACACACGACGGCGAGGTCTACCCCATGCCGATCAATCTGGGGACCATCAACCAGTTCTTCCATTCGCATTACACGCCGGCTCAGGCGCAGGAGCTCATCAAGGAGCAGGCGGGCGAGCTGGCAGGCACCAACCCGAGCAATCTGAACGACAAGGGCATCCAGCTCATCGGCCGGCCGCTCTACGAGGCGTTCATCAAGAACTACACCGGCAAGCAGTGGCAGACCGATCCGGCCGAGCTGCCGGCCTCGATCATCAAGCGCCTTCCGGTGCGTTTCACCTACGACAACCACTATTTCAAGGACACCTGGGAGGGCCTGCCCAAGGACGGCTACACCGCGTGGATGCAGCGCATGATCGACGACCCGAAGATCCACGTCACCCTGGGCACCGACTTCTTCGACGAAAGCCAGCCGCTCAACAAGAAGGCGCTGCTCGGCCGCGTGCCGATCGTCTACACCGGTCCGGTCGATAAGTACTTCGACTATTCGCTCGGCGACCTCAAGTGGCGCACCGTCGACTTCAAGGAGCAGCGCTACGACGAGGGCGACCATTTCGGCTGCCCGGTGATGAATTTCGTGGACGCCGACGTGCCTTATACCCGCGCCATCGAGTTCAAGAACTTCAACCCAGAGCGCCGCGAGCAGCAGAACCCAGACAAGACCGTGGTCTGGGAGGAATACAGCCGCTCGGCCGGACGCGACGACGAACCCTACTACCCCATCAACACCCTCGCCGACCAGAAGCTCTACCAGCAGTACAAGGATCTCGCGGCCAAGGAACCGCAGGTCGTGTTCGGCGGCCGCCTCGGCACCTATGCCTACTACGACATGCACCAGGTCATCAACAGCGCCCTCATCGCCTACGAAAAGCAAGTCGGCCCGCTGCTGGGCAAGCAGTAA
- a CDS encoding inositol-3-phosphate synthase, with protein MSIRVAVAGIGNCASSLIQGVEYYKDAKDDEKIPGLMHNNFGGYRVRDIEFVTAFDVDALKVGKDISEAIGASQNNTYKFCDVPNKGVEVLRGPTYDGLGEYYRQMITESDAEPVDVAQVLKDKKVDVLVSYMPVGSEQADKAYAQAAMDAGCAFVNCLPVFIASDPEWAQKFRDAGVPIIGDDIKSQVGATITHRVMARLFEDRGVRLDRTYQLNVGGNMDFMNMLQRSRLESKKVSKTRAVTSIVPHEMDPHNVHIGPSDYVAWLDDRKLAFVRLEGTTFGDVPISLEYKLEDWDSPNSAGIVIDAVRAAKIALDRHLSGPILAPSSYFMKSPAVQHEDSEARQLVEKYIAGEVEADESELDADVKAAKDNGKDVWHA; from the coding sequence ATGAGTATTCGCGTGGCAGTGGCAGGTATTGGTAACTGCGCCTCGTCCCTGATTCAGGGTGTCGAGTATTACAAGGACGCGAAGGACGATGAGAAGATCCCTGGCCTGATGCACAACAACTTCGGTGGCTATCGGGTTCGCGATATTGAGTTTGTGACGGCGTTCGACGTTGATGCCCTCAAAGTGGGCAAGGATATCTCCGAGGCCATTGGAGCTTCGCAAAACAACACCTACAAGTTCTGTGACGTGCCGAACAAGGGTGTTGAAGTGCTGCGCGGGCCGACCTATGACGGCCTTGGCGAATATTACCGTCAGATGATCACCGAGTCTGACGCTGAACCGGTCGACGTGGCCCAGGTGTTGAAGGACAAGAAGGTCGACGTGCTGGTCAGCTACATGCCCGTCGGTTCGGAGCAGGCGGATAAGGCCTATGCTCAGGCCGCGATGGATGCCGGCTGCGCCTTTGTCAACTGCCTGCCGGTCTTTATCGCTTCCGACCCGGAGTGGGCCCAGAAGTTCCGCGATGCCGGTGTGCCGATTATCGGCGACGACATCAAGAGCCAGGTTGGCGCCACCATCACCCACCGTGTGATGGCCCGTCTCTTTGAGGATCGTGGCGTGCGTCTCGACCGTACGTATCAGCTCAATGTCGGCGGCAACATGGACTTCATGAACATGCTGCAGCGTTCGCGTCTCGAGTCCAAGAAGGTCTCCAAGACCCGTGCCGTCACCTCGATCGTGCCGCACGAGATGGATCCGCACAACGTGCACATCGGCCCGTCCGATTACGTGGCGTGGCTCGACGACCGCAAGCTCGCGTTCGTGCGTTTGGAGGGTACCACCTTCGGCGACGTGCCGATCAGCCTCGAATACAAGCTTGAGGATTGGGATTCGCCGAACTCCGCCGGCATCGTCATCGACGCCGTGCGCGCCGCCAAGATCGCGCTCGACCGTCACCTCTCCGGACCGATTCTTGCGCCGAGCTCCTACTTTATGAAGTCCCCGGCCGTCCAGCATGAGGATTCCGAAGCTCGTCAGCTGGTGGAGAAGTACATCGCCGGCGAGGTCGAAGCCGACGAGTCCGAACTCGATGCCGATGTAAAGGCCGCGAAAGACAACGGCAAGGACGTCTGGCACGCCTGA
- a CDS encoding PD-(D/E)XK nuclease family protein — MSGNDALDFNDNAAMDAVKAMLVDGSETVSRALLVAGAPSSGKTEFALAATLEGISRFGDSKVFMAVSGRQVADKLSDRIIRAVGSVSSARPVTTLSAIAFRLLSQVRESKQEPLPKLLNGAEQDALLRQVVAVHVGHARSGELCDTCELMRQYFAADDWVNTVYGDDGSETGGRSRGVDDGARVPMSGQHAENVSSVDGQVHPTSGIQPRSTSKGIGSSDVLFARGINDAFVMQLRDMLARMDELGLGSEREGEVLQMLADSQDSGEGYSLRIERLGVQWRLAFALRREYAQATIDAYPGEFRLDSSRLLVEGAQAAAQVADETLPKFVVVDDFQDLTLAGLSFLEALARRGVKLLLVGNPDEAVQTFRGSYPEYLFTRAQQPPLSAELVTLPARQIRKVTSVSGGIDAGAKLGRNPMDKDKIAETEVSEAIDNENNAEASPENGSSASISYLDLLASRVSLSIAANEDTSVALPDRPGKLPRLTASLPIAPLDANDSKLKDGSVKTALYRTSREELDDVVWRIKEAHLGAGRDWNDMAVIAHDNDTVRAFGERLRSDGVPVRYSAVTKPLKDDPSVQGLFALLELAKLRHDGVDASNMSLPETAKYVRGRVQAVLESPLVSLRSSSTSYGPSSPARLAPVESVMKAIASLAQVAENGTDNVVKADNTGGITKTDKPDKADKSSNIDQVDNTDTASNQGNSDASNVVANLPKIDAAWQAWRQQVIARRPASSVEVDETLVGGANQKDENSMPFGLDAMYILLAFNDDEAENAGADEVVELISNVGGDASARAFAHVWDLVAKVEQGMAALPSREPQYALSVAWDACHVANVWQVQALANNADGRAANDRLDVMMRLFAYASGSGAKQSVEDFIASVRSMRIEADSLAKVAPIDEAVTLTTPAGAAGGHWRFVFITEIQQDVWPNLAARNTMFGGENLADIVLHNGMRDEHESGMTGGDPELAQVLSAEQKSFLVALTRASEQVTLSAVLSDDTVPSDFLYTYVPERFDRLRDAGLQTRDYTQLADSGRFVGLDADPRGLVTASRIELMRQADSSGSGMDKVTRATGGEADKNTDTAGVGGVEIGKNTDMAGGVAGIENDSSHSAAGLDAASSARVRDAAVSLALLDDAGLEAADPDSWPYTFGVPNGSSVSAQPETVQNVDVSESSSSAPTVTLSPSQVDRIWACPVCWMLENQFAGPRPSNAATSFGTLIHKVAQLASEAGLDTPDFMAGSSEDERIAAIAAQMMEMYHELADDPDAIDDPEQRYRAESKDEGAQQTLTDIATYFVTSSDKDYPYGNLKNFAVGRLQHADSEYEFAARFSLDDIRAAYNAIEGIDPIGADDLAGIMGELNGGWPEGMSPDLQIRLTGRIDRMEWRDLGDGKQHVRLIDWKTGHAHNGKQMFNDLQLVCYQLGLAFPEAKRPDENDNGSGTSAVLPNAGLHGVEALKAMPDIAQSSLFDVDSATAPGQSYGAAETLFQPSLFHAGALNSSGFTPRSHYSNLQKLADLPDLPAEAPKGVSAHAWQQFLSLRGTQAVWALTMISRIFYAAAASRSSVLVARPQPDHVAWCRMKTVCPACAGEVDTVYEVRRG, encoded by the coding sequence ATGAGTGGGAATGATGCCTTGGATTTCAACGATAATGCCGCAATGGACGCGGTGAAAGCGATGCTGGTTGATGGTTCCGAGACGGTTTCCCGTGCACTACTGGTGGCAGGGGCGCCAAGCTCCGGGAAGACCGAGTTCGCGCTGGCGGCGACGCTTGAGGGGATTTCGCGATTCGGTGATTCCAAGGTTTTTATGGCGGTTTCGGGGCGGCAAGTAGCCGATAAGCTTTCTGACCGGATCATTCGTGCCGTCGGCTCCGTTTCCAGTGCTCGGCCGGTGACCACGCTTTCGGCGATTGCGTTTCGACTGCTTTCTCAAGTTCGTGAAAGCAAGCAGGAACCGTTGCCGAAACTGTTGAACGGAGCGGAGCAGGATGCGCTGTTGCGTCAGGTGGTCGCGGTGCACGTCGGGCACGCCCGTAGTGGGGAGTTGTGCGATACCTGCGAGCTGATGCGCCAGTATTTCGCCGCCGATGACTGGGTGAATACCGTTTATGGCGATGACGGGAGCGAAACGGGTGGCAGATCGCGTGGCGTGGATGACGGGGCACGCGTGCCCATGTCGGGTCAACATGCCGAGAACGTTTCGAGTGTTGATGGTCAGGTCCATCCGACTTCTGGGATCCAGCCTCGTTCAACCTCGAAAGGCATCGGTTCCAGCGACGTGCTGTTTGCTCGTGGAATTAACGACGCTTTTGTAATGCAATTACGTGACATGCTGGCGCGCATGGACGAGCTGGGGCTGGGTTCCGAGCGTGAGGGTGAGGTACTCCAAATGCTTGCCGATTCGCAGGACTCCGGCGAGGGATACAGTCTGCGAATCGAGCGGCTTGGCGTTCAGTGGAGACTTGCGTTCGCGTTGCGGCGTGAGTATGCGCAGGCCACGATTGACGCCTATCCGGGGGAGTTCCGGCTGGATTCTTCGCGTTTGCTCGTAGAAGGGGCACAGGCCGCCGCACAGGTGGCTGACGAAACGTTGCCGAAGTTTGTGGTCGTTGATGATTTTCAGGATCTGACTTTGGCTGGTTTGTCGTTTCTCGAGGCGCTGGCTCGACGCGGTGTGAAGCTGCTGCTGGTCGGCAATCCTGACGAGGCCGTTCAGACCTTCCGCGGTTCCTATCCGGAATATCTGTTCACGCGTGCGCAGCAGCCTCCGCTTTCCGCCGAGCTGGTGACGTTGCCTGCGCGCCAGATTCGCAAAGTTACAAGCGTTTCTGGCGGCATCGACGCTGGGGCGAAACTTGGCCGCAATCCGATGGATAAAGACAAAATCGCTGAAACTGAAGTTTCTGAGGCGATTGACAACGAGAATAATGCCGAAGCGAGTCCTGAAAATGGTTCTTCTGCTTCGATTTCGTATCTCGATCTGCTGGCTTCGCGCGTCTCGTTGTCTATTGCCGCGAACGAGGATACTTCCGTAGCGTTGCCGGATAGGCCGGGGAAATTGCCGCGTTTGACTGCAAGCCTTCCTATTGCACCGCTCGATGCCAACGATTCCAAACTGAAGGATGGCAGCGTCAAAACCGCGCTGTACCGTACTTCACGCGAAGAACTGGACGACGTGGTCTGGCGCATCAAAGAGGCGCATCTTGGCGCCGGCCGCGATTGGAACGATATGGCGGTGATCGCCCACGACAACGACACGGTGCGTGCGTTCGGCGAACGGTTGCGCAGTGACGGTGTGCCGGTGCGTTACTCCGCGGTCACCAAGCCATTGAAGGACGACCCGAGCGTGCAGGGGCTGTTTGCGTTGTTGGAGCTGGCGAAACTGCGTCACGATGGCGTCGACGCTTCCAACATGTCGTTGCCTGAAACGGCAAAGTATGTACGTGGTCGTGTGCAGGCCGTGCTGGAAAGTCCGTTGGTGAGCCTGCGTTCGTCTTCGACCTCTTATGGCCCGTCTTCGCCGGCGCGCCTGGCGCCTGTGGAATCGGTGATGAAGGCCATCGCGTCGCTTGCGCAGGTTGCCGAAAATGGAACAGACAATGTGGTCAAGGCCGATAATACAGGCGGAATAACGAAAACGGATAAACCGGACAAGGCGGATAAATCAAGCAATATCGATCAAGTTGACAATACCGACACCGCGAGCAATCAGGGCAATTCGGATGCTTCTAACGTTGTGGCGAATTTGCCGAAAATCGATGCCGCTTGGCAGGCTTGGCGGCAGCAAGTGATCGCACGTCGCCCGGCATCCAGCGTTGAGGTGGACGAGACGCTTGTCGGTGGCGCAAATCAAAAAGATGAAAATTCGATGCCTTTCGGCCTTGATGCCATGTATATCCTGCTAGCGTTCAACGACGATGAAGCTGAGAATGCGGGCGCTGACGAGGTAGTGGAGCTGATTTCGAACGTCGGTGGCGATGCCTCAGCGAGAGCCTTCGCGCACGTCTGGGATTTGGTGGCGAAGGTCGAGCAGGGAATGGCGGCTTTGCCGAGCCGGGAACCGCAGTATGCGCTTTCCGTGGCATGGGACGCGTGCCATGTGGCCAACGTCTGGCAGGTTCAGGCGCTCGCGAACAATGCTGATGGCCGTGCCGCCAACGATCGGCTCGACGTGATGATGCGGCTTTTTGCCTACGCTTCGGGTTCTGGCGCGAAGCAGAGTGTCGAGGATTTCATTGCCAGCGTGCGTTCGATGCGCATTGAAGCAGATTCGCTGGCGAAAGTTGCGCCTATCGATGAGGCGGTCACGTTGACCACCCCTGCCGGCGCCGCAGGCGGTCATTGGCGTTTTGTGTTCATTACTGAGATTCAGCAGGATGTCTGGCCGAATCTAGCGGCTCGCAACACCATGTTCGGTGGCGAAAACCTTGCCGATATCGTATTGCATAATGGGATGCGCGACGAGCACGAATCGGGGATGACTGGGGGAGATCCGGAACTCGCTCAGGTGCTTTCGGCCGAGCAGAAAAGCTTCCTGGTGGCTCTGACGAGGGCGAGCGAACAGGTGACGTTGAGTGCTGTGCTGAGCGATGACACCGTGCCGTCCGATTTTCTTTATACCTACGTTCCAGAGCGCTTCGACCGCCTACGCGACGCCGGCCTTCAGACCCGTGATTACACGCAATTGGCGGATTCCGGCCGTTTTGTTGGCCTTGACGCCGACCCGCGCGGGCTCGTGACGGCTTCGCGTATCGAGCTGATGCGTCAAGCTGATAGCAGCGGAAGTGGAATGGATAAAGTCACTCGAGCTACTGGCGGTGAGGCCGATAAGAATACGGATACGGCTGGCGTTGGCGGCGTCGAGATTGGCAAGAATACGGATATGGCAGGCGGCGTTGCCGGCATTGAAAACGATTCCTCACATTCGGCCGCTGGACTTGATGCCGCGTCTTCCGCGCGTGTTCGCGACGCTGCTGTGTCGCTGGCGCTGCTTGACGATGCAGGACTCGAGGCAGCCGATCCCGATAGTTGGCCGTATACTTTCGGTGTGCCGAACGGTAGTAGTGTCAGTGCCCAACCTGAGACTGTGCAGAATGTAGATGTTTCTGAATCGTCGTCTTCAGCTCCAACGGTGACGCTTTCGCCATCGCAGGTCGACCGCATCTGGGCTTGCCCGGTCTGCTGGATGCTGGAAAACCAGTTCGCCGGCCCGCGTCCGTCAAATGCCGCGACCAGTTTTGGAACGCTGATTCACAAGGTCGCACAACTTGCCAGCGAGGCGGGCTTGGATACCCCTGATTTCATGGCGGGCAGTTCCGAAGACGAGCGTATAGCAGCAATCGCCGCTCAGATGATGGAGATGTACCACGAGCTTGCCGATGACCCTGATGCCATCGACGACCCCGAGCAGCGCTATCGTGCGGAAAGCAAGGATGAAGGCGCGCAGCAGACGCTTACCGATATCGCGACCTATTTCGTAACTTCAAGCGATAAAGATTATCCGTATGGAAATCTCAAGAACTTTGCCGTGGGACGTCTGCAGCATGCGGATAGCGAGTACGAGTTCGCCGCAAGATTTAGTCTCGACGATATTCGCGCGGCCTATAACGCCATCGAAGGCATAGACCCAATTGGTGCTGACGACCTTGCCGGCATCATGGGCGAGCTCAATGGCGGCTGGCCGGAAGGTATGAGCCCTGATTTGCAGATACGTTTGACCGGACGTATCGACCGCATGGAATGGCGGGATCTGGGGGATGGCAAGCAGCACGTGCGCCTGATTGATTGGAAAACCGGGCATGCGCACAACGGCAAGCAGATGTTCAACGATTTGCAGTTGGTCTGCTATCAGCTCGGTCTCGCCTTCCCCGAGGCAAAACGGCCAGATGAGAACGATAACGGTAGCGGTACTTCGGCAGTTCTGCCGAACGCTGGATTGCATGGTGTTGAGGCGCTCAAAGCCATGCCCGACATTGCTCAAAGCTCGCTGTTCGATGTCGATTCCGCAACGGCACCCGGGCAAAGCTATGGGGCTGCGGAAACGCTTTTCCAGCCGTCACTTTTCCATGCCGGCGCGTTGAACAGCAGCGGTTTCACACCTCGCAGCCACTATTCCAATCTGCAAAAACTCGCTGATTTGCCTGATCTGCCAGCTGAAGCGCCGAAGGGCGTGAGCGCTCATGCCTGGCAGCAGTTCCTTTCGTTGCGTGGCACCCAGGCGGTGTGGGCGCTGACCATGATTTCGCGTATCTTCTATGCCGCAGCAGCCTCGCGTTCCAGCGTTTTGGTCGCCCGACCGCAACCCGATCATGTGGCGTGGTGCCGGATGAAAACGGTATGCCCGGCCTGCGCCGGCGAGGTGGACACGGTCTACGAAGTCAGGAGGGGCTGA